One Anoplopoma fimbria isolate UVic2021 breed Golden Eagle Sablefish chromosome 2, Afim_UVic_2022, whole genome shotgun sequence DNA window includes the following coding sequences:
- the LOC129102335 gene encoding BTB/POZ domain-containing protein 1-like isoform X1 has protein sequence MATGSGGGGLASNQDGQEAASNSAHSAQSAAVLSNAPACGSARSASPPVLGLHREPMYNWQATKSSLKERFAFLFNNELLSDVRFVVGKGRQAQRIPAHKFVLAAGSAVFDAMFNGGMATTSTEIELPDVEPAAFLALLRFLYSDEVHIGPETVMTTLYTAKKYAVPALESHCVEFLTKHLRADNAFMLLTQARLFDEPQLASLCLDTIDKSTADAINAEGFTDIDLETLCAVLQRDTLSIRENRLFGAVVRWAEAECYRQQLPPTSENKQKVLGKALPLIRFPLMTVEEFAAGPAQSGILFDREVVNLFLHFTVNPKPRVDYIDRPRCCLRGEECSINRFQQVESRWGYSGTSDRIRFNVNKRISIVGFGLYGSIHGPTDYQVNIQILESDKRITLGQNDTGFNCDGTANTFRVMFKEPVEILPNVSYTACATLKGPDSHYGTKGLKKVTQETATGTKTTFLFFSSPGNNNGTSVEDGQIPEIIYYT, from the exons ATGGCGACCGggagcggcggcggcggcttAGCGTCAAACCAGGACGGCCAGGAGGCAGCGTCCAACTCGGCTCACTCGGCTCAGTCCGCAGCGGTGCTCTCCAACGCGCCGGCCTGCGGCTCCGCCCGGTCCGCCTCCCCGCCCGTGCTCGGCCTCCACCGGGAGCCCATGTACAACTGGCAGGCGACGAAGAGCTCCCTGAAGGAGCGCTTCGCCTTCCTCTTCAACAACGAGCTGCTCAGCGACGTCCGCTTCGTGGTGGGGAAGGGCAGGCAGGCCCAGAGGATACCGGCGCACAAGTTCGTGCTGGCCGCGGGCAGCGCCGTGTTTGACGCCATGTTCAACGGCGGGATGGCCACCACCTCCACGGAGATAGAGCTGCCCGACGTGGAGCCTGCAGCCTTCCTCGCCCTGCTCAG GTTCTTGTATTCTGACGAGGTCCACATTGGTCCTGAGACCGTGATGACGACTCTGTATACGGCCAAGAAGTACGCGGTCCCCGCTCTGGAGAGTCACTGTGTGGAGTTCCTCACCAAGCACCTCAGAGCCGACAATGCGTTCATGCTCCTCACTCAG GCTAGGTTATTTGATGAGCCTCAACTTGCCAGCCTCTGCTTAGACACCATAGACAAAAGCACTGCAGACGCAATAAACGCAGAAGGTTTTACAGATATTGACCTTG AAACCTTATGTGCAgtgctacaaagagacacactcAGCATCAGAGAGAACCGCTTGTTTGGGGCGGTGGTACGCTGGGCTGAGGCCGAGTGTTACCGACAACAGCTTCCCCCGACCTCTGAGAACAAACAGAAAGTTCTGGGGAAAGCCCTCCCACTTATCCGCTTCCCGCTCATGACTGTTGAGGAGTTTGCTGCAG GGCCTGCCCAGTCTGGAATATTGTTCGATCGGGAGGTGGTAAATCTGTTTTTACACTTTACAGTAAACCCCAAACCTCGGGTCGACTACATCGACAGGCCCCGCTGCTGCCTCAGGGGGGAGGAGTGCAGCATTAATAGATTCCAGCAGGTTGAGAGTCGATGGGGGTACAGTGGTACCAGCGACAGAATCAG ATTCAATGTAAACAAAAGAATATCCATAGTGGGTTTTGGCTTGTATGGTTCAATACATGGACCTACTGACTATCAGGTCAACATACAG ATCTTAGAGAGCGACAAACGCATTACACTAGGGCAGAACGACACCGGTTTCAACTGTGACGGCACAGCAAACACGTTCAGAGTGATGTTCAAAGAGCCTGTGGAAATCCTACCCAATGTCAGCTACACTGCATGTGccaccttaaag GGTCCAGACTCCCATTATGGCACAAAGGGGTTGAAGAAAGTGACCCAAGAAACAGCAACGGGGACCAAGAcgacgtttttgttttttagctcaCCAGGAAATAACAATGGTACATCAGTGGAGGATGGGCAGATCCCAGAGATCATCTACTACACCTAG
- the LOC129102335 gene encoding BTB/POZ domain-containing protein 1-like isoform X2, whose protein sequence is MATGSGGGGLASNQDGQEAASNSAHSAQSAAVLSNAPACGSARSASPPVLGLHREPMYNWQATKSSLKERFAFLFNNELLSDVRFVVGKGRQAQRIPAHKFVLAAGSAVFDAMFNGGMATTSTEIELPDVEPAAFLALLRFLYSDEVHIGPETVMTTLYTAKKYAVPALESHCVEFLTKHLRADNAFMLLTQARLFDEPQLASLCLDTIDKSTADAINAEGFTDIDLETLCAVLQRDTLSIRENRLFGAVVRWAEAECYRQQLPPTSENKQKVLGKALPLIRFPLMTVEEFAAVNPKPRVDYIDRPRCCLRGEECSINRFQQVESRWGYSGTSDRIRFNVNKRISIVGFGLYGSIHGPTDYQVNIQILESDKRITLGQNDTGFNCDGTANTFRVMFKEPVEILPNVSYTACATLKGPDSHYGTKGLKKVTQETATGTKTTFLFFSSPGNNNGTSVEDGQIPEIIYYT, encoded by the exons ATGGCGACCGggagcggcggcggcggcttAGCGTCAAACCAGGACGGCCAGGAGGCAGCGTCCAACTCGGCTCACTCGGCTCAGTCCGCAGCGGTGCTCTCCAACGCGCCGGCCTGCGGCTCCGCCCGGTCCGCCTCCCCGCCCGTGCTCGGCCTCCACCGGGAGCCCATGTACAACTGGCAGGCGACGAAGAGCTCCCTGAAGGAGCGCTTCGCCTTCCTCTTCAACAACGAGCTGCTCAGCGACGTCCGCTTCGTGGTGGGGAAGGGCAGGCAGGCCCAGAGGATACCGGCGCACAAGTTCGTGCTGGCCGCGGGCAGCGCCGTGTTTGACGCCATGTTCAACGGCGGGATGGCCACCACCTCCACGGAGATAGAGCTGCCCGACGTGGAGCCTGCAGCCTTCCTCGCCCTGCTCAG GTTCTTGTATTCTGACGAGGTCCACATTGGTCCTGAGACCGTGATGACGACTCTGTATACGGCCAAGAAGTACGCGGTCCCCGCTCTGGAGAGTCACTGTGTGGAGTTCCTCACCAAGCACCTCAGAGCCGACAATGCGTTCATGCTCCTCACTCAG GCTAGGTTATTTGATGAGCCTCAACTTGCCAGCCTCTGCTTAGACACCATAGACAAAAGCACTGCAGACGCAATAAACGCAGAAGGTTTTACAGATATTGACCTTG AAACCTTATGTGCAgtgctacaaagagacacactcAGCATCAGAGAGAACCGCTTGTTTGGGGCGGTGGTACGCTGGGCTGAGGCCGAGTGTTACCGACAACAGCTTCCCCCGACCTCTGAGAACAAACAGAAAGTTCTGGGGAAAGCCCTCCCACTTATCCGCTTCCCGCTCATGACTGTTGAGGAGTTTGCTGCAG TAAACCCCAAACCTCGGGTCGACTACATCGACAGGCCCCGCTGCTGCCTCAGGGGGGAGGAGTGCAGCATTAATAGATTCCAGCAGGTTGAGAGTCGATGGGGGTACAGTGGTACCAGCGACAGAATCAG ATTCAATGTAAACAAAAGAATATCCATAGTGGGTTTTGGCTTGTATGGTTCAATACATGGACCTACTGACTATCAGGTCAACATACAG ATCTTAGAGAGCGACAAACGCATTACACTAGGGCAGAACGACACCGGTTTCAACTGTGACGGCACAGCAAACACGTTCAGAGTGATGTTCAAAGAGCCTGTGGAAATCCTACCCAATGTCAGCTACACTGCATGTGccaccttaaag GGTCCAGACTCCCATTATGGCACAAAGGGGTTGAAGAAAGTGACCCAAGAAACAGCAACGGGGACCAAGAcgacgtttttgttttttagctcaCCAGGAAATAACAATGGTACATCAGTGGAGGATGGGCAGATCCCAGAGATCATCTACTACACCTAG